From the Luteolibacter arcticus genome, one window contains:
- a CDS encoding biliverdin-producing heme oxygenase, whose product MTLLQALRKATQSSHQRLEGQISKEEVTASIDAYALYLRQFHQGLAACWLQLDWHLLAEWGLPELSARQARYHALTDDLHALGHPVPPLERGLRSERAPSVVGCLYVLEGSIHGGAILLSELETKAGPLPADTCRFLSGFHDQNRYYWKDFVSWLESLETGDDFLEAASTSAREAFEHFIAAFAVKSPTPVVS is encoded by the coding sequence ATGACACTTCTCCAAGCACTTCGGAAAGCTACTCAATCTTCCCACCAACGGCTCGAAGGGCAAATCTCCAAAGAGGAGGTAACAGCCAGCATCGATGCCTACGCTCTCTATTTGAGGCAATTCCACCAAGGCCTTGCTGCCTGCTGGCTACAGCTCGACTGGCACCTGCTCGCGGAATGGGGGCTGCCGGAACTCTCCGCCCGCCAAGCTCGCTACCATGCCTTGACCGACGATCTCCACGCCTTGGGGCATCCAGTGCCACCCTTGGAAAGAGGATTGCGATCCGAGCGTGCACCATCGGTCGTTGGTTGTCTCTACGTGCTGGAAGGCAGCATTCACGGGGGAGCGATCCTGCTGTCGGAGTTGGAAACGAAAGCCGGTCCGTTGCCAGCGGATACCTGCCGCTTCCTCAGCGGTTTCCACGATCAGAATCGCTATTACTGGAAGGATTTCGTTTCATGGCTGGAATCCCTCGAGACCGGGGACGATTTCCTCGAAGCCGCCTCCACATCTGCCCGGGAGGCTTTCGAGCACTTCATCGCCGCCTTCGCTGTCAAGTCCCCCACCCCTGTTGTGTCCTGA
- a CDS encoding polysaccharide lyase family 8 super-sandwich domain-containing protein has protein sequence MKISSTRTLQPESGNGEGLKNYHLGDGVNLILRTGNEYDDIMPVWNWRKLPGTTVEQGTYSLKPTADWGVAGTSTFAGGISDGTYAATAFRYNRRNVAAKKAWFFFDSGFVALGADIDAPAATAEVETTLNQSLLTGSVTYSTGGAQQTLATGTSTLAGLQWAHHDGTGYFFNEVPTSATVQAASQSGTWQSINTGYDATTVSKNVFSLSIRHGTAFSNKSYAYTVVPGLSAEDMAAYQSPLVVLRNDATVQAVDHAAAGTTQAAFYAAGSVAWDGRSLAASTPCMAQWQRAADTIRFLASTPEAKATSVQLAATAPQSSWFDAFGAQTSVSVGLPGGDLAGSTAGVQISTDGAPEPRIRFEESGEATSLACTIQSPIVLPANTELSSDAATLSFTGALSGSASLAKAGSSALQLSGNNSYTGGTVIRAGNVAVANDQSAATGGWEIGPDATAPVSVDFIAGSMITTAEGKRVLIGNDISAGTAIQALNGAGTVVNHGTLHVGRPGTLTLKSGGSWSQHGSAKVAAQGGYPASLTVETGATFNYDGSSSFDLEPGTSGGPASVNVSGGTFTTSSAFSNPLTGASGTATLTLQSGGTLKLAADVPDLLTGSAMLFRLGSGGGKVNTDGHDGTIHDVISDVATQSGSLTKTGAGTLTLTAANTYSGGTTVASGGGTLLITRPDALGSGPVAIPKGGFASGTLALACDCTVTNTFSGFSSTTFAGEATIPTIHQVSGDTTLTSDLTISGMGGNGLYVRCDGEQLTLSGIINQTVGTSRQLGLGGSGNGIVSGAILTGTGGMGVVKDGAGTWTLTGSNTYNARTTINSGTLRIDGTATPGTAEILINATGNLDFHQPGTLNVANDLAGVGTLTQSGDGRTALSGPSTRTGDTRILSGTLSLTAPSLPDAAGLEIAAPGTIELDHQATDTVGTLKIAGIPQPAGIWGAPGSGATYETARISGSGRLLVVSDPFKDWLDAHPTLADHSEDGDPDGDGWANLFEFAFGLDPLAPDPRPLSHMESGNLVMEFTRPALALGVTVIPEWSDDLTSWQATGIATDDSAAPVLRIRVPAGESSRFLRLHVTRP, from the coding sequence CCTACGCCGCGACCGCCTTCCGCTACAACCGCCGCAATGTCGCAGCGAAGAAGGCATGGTTCTTCTTCGACAGTGGCTTCGTGGCACTCGGGGCTGACATCGATGCACCCGCGGCCACGGCCGAGGTGGAAACCACGCTGAACCAATCCTTGCTCACAGGATCGGTCACCTATTCCACAGGCGGAGCCCAACAAACGCTGGCCACCGGCACGAGCACGCTCGCCGGACTCCAGTGGGCCCATCACGATGGCACCGGCTACTTCTTCAACGAGGTGCCCACCTCCGCCACCGTTCAGGCCGCTTCCCAAAGCGGCACCTGGCAATCGATCAATACTGGCTACGACGCGACCACGGTGAGCAAGAATGTCTTCTCCCTGTCGATCCGCCACGGCACCGCCTTTTCTAACAAGAGCTACGCCTACACCGTGGTTCCCGGCCTCTCCGCCGAAGACATGGCGGCTTACCAAAGTCCCTTGGTCGTCCTGCGTAACGACGCCACGGTGCAAGCGGTCGATCACGCCGCCGCCGGCACGACCCAGGCAGCCTTTTACGCCGCCGGATCGGTCGCATGGGATGGCCGCTCGCTCGCCGCAAGCACGCCGTGCATGGCCCAGTGGCAACGAGCGGCGGACACGATCCGCTTTCTTGCCTCCACTCCGGAAGCGAAGGCGACCTCGGTCCAGCTTGCCGCAACGGCACCACAAAGCTCGTGGTTCGATGCCTTCGGAGCCCAGACATCGGTGTCCGTTGGCCTACCCGGTGGTGATCTCGCTGGCTCCACCGCGGGCGTCCAAATCTCCACCGACGGCGCGCCCGAACCGCGCATCCGCTTCGAAGAATCCGGCGAGGCTACCTCGCTGGCCTGCACCATCCAGTCTCCGATCGTTCTCCCGGCGAACACCGAGCTATCCAGCGATGCCGCGACGCTGTCATTCACCGGCGCGCTGAGTGGCAGCGCGTCCCTCGCCAAAGCCGGCAGCTCGGCGCTGCAGCTTTCCGGGAACAACAGCTACACAGGTGGCACGGTGATCCGAGCTGGCAACGTGGCAGTCGCCAACGATCAGTCGGCCGCCACCGGCGGGTGGGAGATCGGCCCGGATGCCACGGCTCCGGTCAGCGTGGATTTCATCGCTGGCTCGATGATCACCACGGCGGAGGGAAAGCGCGTTCTCATTGGCAATGACATCTCCGCCGGCACTGCGATCCAGGCCCTGAACGGGGCTGGCACCGTAGTCAATCACGGCACCCTTCACGTCGGCCGCCCCGGCACGCTGACTCTCAAGTCCGGCGGAAGCTGGAGCCAGCATGGCTCTGCCAAGGTCGCCGCACAGGGTGGCTATCCGGCTTCGCTGACCGTCGAAACCGGCGCGACCTTCAACTACGACGGATCCAGTAGTTTCGATCTCGAGCCCGGCACCTCCGGAGGCCCGGCCAGCGTGAACGTCTCCGGAGGCACCTTCACCACGTCCAGCGCCTTCTCCAATCCGCTGACCGGGGCCAGCGGCACCGCAACCTTGACCTTGCAATCAGGCGGCACCTTGAAGCTCGCCGCAGACGTTCCCGATCTACTGACAGGATCCGCCATGCTCTTCCGTCTCGGCAGCGGCGGAGGCAAGGTCAACACCGACGGTCACGACGGGACCATCCACGATGTCATTTCCGATGTCGCGACCCAAAGCGGCAGCCTGACCAAAACCGGAGCAGGCACGCTGACCCTGACCGCGGCGAACACTTACAGCGGCGGCACCACGGTCGCCTCCGGTGGCGGCACCCTGCTCATCACCCGCCCGGACGCGCTCGGCAGCGGTCCGGTCGCCATCCCGAAGGGCGGCTTCGCCTCAGGCACGCTCGCGCTCGCCTGCGATTGCACCGTGACCAATACCTTCAGCGGCTTCAGCTCCACCACCTTCGCGGGCGAGGCCACCATTCCAACCATCCACCAGGTTTCCGGCGACACCACACTCACCTCGGATCTCACGATCTCCGGCATGGGCGGCAATGGCCTCTACGTGCGCTGCGACGGAGAACAGCTCACCCTTTCGGGCATCATCAACCAGACGGTCGGCACGAGCCGCCAGCTCGGCCTCGGCGGCAGCGGGAATGGCATCGTGAGCGGTGCCATCCTCACGGGCACCGGCGGCATGGGCGTGGTGAAGGATGGAGCCGGCACTTGGACCCTCACCGGCTCTAACACTTACAACGCCCGCACGACGATCAACAGCGGCACGCTGCGAATCGACGGCACCGCGACGCCTGGCACTGCCGAGATCCTGATCAATGCGACGGGTAACCTCGATTTCCACCAGCCCGGGACCCTGAACGTGGCGAACGATCTCGCCGGAGTTGGCACGCTCACCCAATCCGGCGACGGCCGCACCGCCCTCTCGGGCCCCTCCACCCGCACCGGCGACACACGCATCCTTTCCGGCACGCTTTCTCTAACAGCACCTTCGCTGCCGGATGCCGCGGGGCTGGAGATCGCCGCGCCCGGAACCATCGAGCTAGACCATCAGGCAACCGACACCGTCGGCACGCTCAAGATCGCAGGCATTCCACAACCGGCCGGCATCTGGGGCGCGCCGGGTTCCGGTGCCACCTACGAAACGGCTCGCATCTCCGGCAGCGGACGACTGCTCGTGGTCTCCGATCCCTTCAAAGACTGGCTCGATGCTCATCCCACGCTCGCCGATCACAGCGAGGACGGCGACCCCGATGGCGATGGCTGGGCGAACCTCTTTGAGTTCGCCTTCGGCCTCGATCCCCTTGCTCCCGATCCACGGCCATTGTCCCACATGGAGAGCGGCAATCTGGTGATGGAATTCACCCGCCCGGCCCTTGCCCTCGGAGTCACAGTGATACCGGAATGGTCAGATGATCTAACAAGCTGGCAAGCCACCGGCATCGCGACCGACGACAGCGCCGCACCCGTTCTCCGCATCCGCGTTCCGGCCGGCGAATCGAGCCGCTTCCTGCGCCTGCACGTGACGCGACCGTGA